The following proteins are encoded in a genomic region of Pikeienuella piscinae:
- a CDS encoding 3-oxoacid CoA-transferase subunit A translates to MTKPVMDAAEAVAPIFDGATVMISGFGGSGAPIELVHALIDQGAKGLTVVNNNAGTGMVGLAALIREGRVDKVICSYPRTSDARAFTERYLAGEIALELVPQGVLAERIRAAGAGMPAFYTRTAAGTELAEGKEQREIDGVLYVMERWLKADFALVKADCADLAGNLTYRLSARNFAPIMCMAADTAIVQAREIVPMGGVDPAVVVTPGIFVDRLVKVAAPAQEELLVNAGASYP, encoded by the coding sequence ATGACAAAGCCTGTAATGGATGCGGCTGAAGCGGTCGCCCCGATCTTCGACGGCGCGACCGTCATGATTTCGGGATTTGGCGGCTCCGGCGCGCCGATCGAACTTGTTCACGCGCTGATCGACCAAGGCGCGAAGGGCCTCACCGTGGTCAACAACAATGCTGGCACGGGTATGGTCGGTCTCGCGGCGCTGATCCGCGAGGGGCGTGTCGACAAGGTGATATGCTCCTATCCGCGCACCTCCGACGCGCGCGCCTTCACCGAGCGCTATCTCGCCGGCGAGATAGCGCTGGAACTGGTCCCTCAGGGCGTGCTGGCGGAGCGTATCCGCGCGGCGGGGGCGGGAATGCCGGCCTTTTACACCCGGACGGCGGCAGGGACCGAACTGGCCGAAGGCAAGGAGCAGCGCGAGATCGACGGCGTGCTCTATGTGATGGAGCGCTGGCTGAAAGCCGATTTCGCGCTGGTGAAGGCGGATTGCGCCGATCTTGCGGGCAATCTCACCTATCGGCTGTCGGCGCGGAATTTCGCGCCGATCATGTGCATGGCGGCCGACACCGCCATAGTCCAGGCGCGTGAGATCGTGCCGATGGGCGGCGTCGACCCAGCTGTCGTCGTGACGCCGGGAATATTCGTCGACCGGCTGGTCAAGGTGGCTGCGCCGGCGCAGGAGGAGTTGCTGGTGAACGCGGGGGCGAGCTATCCATGA
- a CDS encoding 3-oxoacid CoA-transferase subunit B translates to MNVTTDPARLSRAQIAWRAAQDIPDGAYVNLGIGMPVACANHLPEGREVIFQSENGILGVGPAPLSGEEDYDLINASKQPVTLLPGAAIVHHADSFAMITGGHIDIAVLGAFEVASNGDLANWSTGKGGVPGVGGAMDLAAGAKAVWALTTHASKSGAPKLVDRLKLPLTGAGVVKRVYTDLAVIELDAEGFLLREMVPGLDIETLRGLTGAPLRTIGEPHPLEAPGGL, encoded by the coding sequence ATGAACGTGACGACCGACCCCGCTCGCCTCAGCCGCGCCCAGATCGCCTGGCGCGCGGCGCAGGACATTCCCGACGGAGCCTATGTCAATCTCGGCATCGGCATGCCGGTCGCCTGCGCCAATCATCTGCCGGAGGGGCGGGAAGTGATCTTCCAGTCCGAGAACGGCATCCTCGGGGTTGGTCCGGCGCCTTTGAGCGGCGAGGAGGATTACGACCTCATCAACGCCTCGAAACAGCCGGTCACCCTCTTGCCCGGGGCCGCGATCGTCCATCATGCCGACAGCTTCGCGATGATCACCGGTGGGCATATCGACATCGCCGTGCTCGGCGCGTTCGAGGTCGCCTCGAACGGCGATCTCGCGAACTGGTCGACCGGGAAGGGCGGCGTGCCGGGAGTCGGCGGAGCGATGGACCTCGCCGCCGGGGCGAAGGCGGTCTGGGCGCTGACCACGCATGCGTCGAAGAGCGGCGCGCCGAAGCTGGTGGACCGGCTCAAGCTGCCGCTGACCGGGGCCGGTGTGGTGAAGCGAGTCTACACCGATCTCGCGGTGATCGAGCTGGATGCGGAGGGATTTCTGCTTCGGGAGATGGTTCCGGGGCTCGATATCGAGACGCTCCGCGGGCTCACCGGCGCGCCGCTGAGGACAATCGGCGAGCCGCACCCGCTGGAGGCGCCGGGCGGCCTCTGA
- the ugpB gene encoding sn-glycerol-3-phosphate ABC transporter substrate-binding protein UgpB — MKHLLIGAVSALSIAGAAQAAPKEINFWHAMGGQLGEITDKFAADFNASQSEYQINAIYKGDYTETMTSAIAAFRAKEQPHIVQVFEVGTATMIAAEGKGAVYPVYKLMADAGVEFNQDDYLPAVVSYYTDTDNRLLSLPFNSSTPVMWYNKTKFEELGIPVPTTWDEVEEAAKKAKAAGVEAPLSFGWQSWTQIETYSAWHDIPMGTAENGFGGLDTEFTFNNDAVVNHIQRIADMGKEGLFKYGGRRGDSRGMFVNGETIMWINSSAYYGGFKKDITDWEFGQAMLPLDTAVAEKPQNSIIGGATLWVLSGHDQGDYKGVAEFFKFVSAPEQQAYWHQATGYVPITTAAYVQSQEEGFYDENPGTDTAIKQLSLNTPTANSKGVRFGNFVQIRDVINEELEAVWSGQKDAKQAMDDAVSRGNDLLRKFQSANE; from the coding sequence ATGAAACATCTGCTGATTGGCGCCGTCTCGGCCCTCTCCATCGCCGGCGCCGCGCAGGCCGCGCCGAAGGAGATCAACTTCTGGCACGCCATGGGCGGGCAGCTTGGCGAGATCACCGACAAGTTCGCTGCTGACTTCAACGCCAGCCAGTCGGAGTATCAGATCAACGCGATCTACAAGGGCGATTACACCGAGACGATGACCTCTGCGATCGCCGCCTTTCGCGCCAAGGAGCAGCCTCATATCGTGCAGGTCTTCGAGGTTGGCACCGCCACGATGATCGCGGCTGAGGGCAAGGGCGCAGTCTATCCGGTCTACAAGCTGATGGCGGACGCCGGGGTCGAATTCAATCAGGACGATTACCTGCCCGCCGTGGTGTCTTACTACACCGACACCGACAACCGTTTGCTCTCGCTGCCGTTCAACTCCTCCACGCCGGTGATGTGGTACAACAAGACCAAGTTCGAAGAGCTTGGAATCCCGGTGCCGACGACTTGGGACGAGGTTGAGGAAGCGGCGAAGAAAGCCAAGGCCGCCGGCGTCGAGGCGCCGCTTTCCTTCGGATGGCAGTCCTGGACCCAGATCGAGACCTATTCGGCCTGGCACGACATCCCGATGGGCACCGCGGAGAACGGCTTCGGTGGGCTCGACACCGAGTTCACCTTCAACAATGACGCGGTGGTGAACCATATCCAGCGCATCGCCGACATGGGCAAGGAAGGCCTGTTCAAATATGGCGGCCGGCGGGGCGATAGCCGCGGCATGTTCGTGAACGGCGAAACGATCATGTGGATCAACTCCTCCGCGTATTATGGCGGGTTCAAGAAGGACATCACCGACTGGGAATTCGGCCAGGCGATGCTGCCGCTCGACACCGCGGTAGCTGAGAAACCGCAGAATTCGATCATTGGCGGCGCAACGCTCTGGGTGCTCTCCGGCCACGACCAGGGCGACTACAAGGGCGTCGCGGAGTTCTTCAAGTTCGTTTCCGCGCCCGAGCAGCAGGCCTATTGGCACCAGGCGACCGGCTATGTGCCGATCACGACGGCGGCCTATGTCCAGAGCCAGGAAGAGGGTTTCTATGACGAGAACCCCGGCACCGATACGGCGATCAAGCAGCTTTCGCTGAATACGCCGACGGCGAACTCCAAGGGCGTGCGCTTCGGCAATTTCGTCCAGATCCGCGACGTCATCAACGAGGAGCTGGAGGCGGTCTGGTCCGGCCAGAAGGACGCGAAGCAGGCGATGGACGACGCGGTTTCGCGCGGAAACGATCTGCTGCGGAAATTCCAGTCCGCGAATGAGTGA
- the ugpA gene encoding sn-glycerol-3-phosphate ABC transporter permease UgpA, translating to MIKRVTFRHRWLPYLLVAPQIAITLVFFIWPAYRALESSFFIEDAFGFSRKWVALKNYTALFSDPIYLDSFRITLIFGFAVTALSMSISLGLAVAANRVLRSALAYRTSLIWPYAVAPAVAGVLWYFLMNPSLGIVAYWLKGIGYEWNHYVNGDQALVMVIVAAAWKQISYNFLFFLAGLQSIPKSLIEAAAIDRAGPVRRFWSIVFPLLSPTTFFLLVVNLVYAFFDTFSLIHATTNGGPANATSILVYKVYNTGFVGQDYGGSAAQSVVLMAIVAVMTVIQFRYIERRVQY from the coding sequence ATGATCAAGCGTGTCACCTTTCGTCATCGCTGGCTGCCTTACCTTCTGGTGGCGCCGCAGATCGCGATCACGCTGGTCTTCTTCATCTGGCCGGCCTATCGGGCGCTCGAATCCTCCTTCTTCATCGAGGACGCATTTGGCTTCAGCCGCAAATGGGTCGCGCTGAAGAACTACACCGCTCTCTTCTCGGACCCGATCTATCTGGACTCCTTCCGGATCACGCTGATTTTCGGCTTTGCCGTCACGGCGCTCTCCATGTCGATCTCGCTCGGGCTTGCGGTCGCCGCGAACCGGGTGCTGCGGAGCGCGCTCGCCTACCGGACCTCGCTGATCTGGCCATATGCGGTGGCGCCGGCGGTGGCGGGCGTTCTCTGGTATTTCCTGATGAACCCCTCGCTCGGCATCGTCGCCTATTGGTTGAAGGGGATCGGCTATGAGTGGAACCACTACGTCAATGGCGACCAGGCGCTGGTGATGGTGATCGTCGCCGCGGCCTGGAAGCAGATCAGCTATAATTTTCTCTTCTTTCTCGCCGGCTTGCAGTCGATTCCGAAATCACTGATCGAAGCGGCGGCGATCGACCGTGCGGGACCGGTGCGGCGGTTCTGGAGCATCGTCTTTCCGCTGCTTTCGCCGACGACGTTCTTTCTTCTGGTCGTCAATCTCGTCTACGCCTTCTTCGACACGTTCTCACTGATCCACGCGACGACGAATGGCGGGCCGGCGAACGCCACTTCGATCCTCGTCTACAAGGTCTACAACACCGGCTTCGTAGGGCAGGACTATGGCGGCTCCGCCGCGCAGTCGGTGGTGCTGATGGCGATCGTGGCGGTGATGACGGTGATCCAGTTCCGTTACATCGAGCGGCGGGTGCAATACTGA
- the ugpE gene encoding sn-glycerol-3-phosphate ABC transporter permease UgpE, translating into MIENRPYMKILTHVVLILGVFFLCFPVWMALVASTHGPDALSRSPIPLWFGDQGWENYAQLLSGGVPEAGGVPVLGMMLNSLIMALSITIGKIAVSIIAAYAIVYFRFPFRMGFFWLIFITLMLPVEVRILPTFDVIVRLDMLNSYAGLSIPLIASATATFLFRQFFMTVPDELVEAARIDRAGPIRFFIDILIPLSRTNIAALFIILFIFGWNQYLWPLIVTTDEAYYTIVMGIQRMTNSGEALPVWHYIMGTAVLAMIPPVFVVLAMQKLFVKGLVEQEK; encoded by the coding sequence ATGATCGAGAATCGCCCATACATGAAGATCCTCACGCACGTCGTGCTGATCCTCGGCGTGTTCTTCCTGTGCTTCCCGGTCTGGATGGCGCTTGTCGCCTCGACGCACGGGCCAGACGCGTTGTCGCGCTCGCCGATCCCGCTCTGGTTCGGCGATCAGGGATGGGAGAATTACGCGCAGCTTCTCTCCGGCGGCGTTCCCGAAGCCGGGGGCGTGCCGGTCCTCGGCATGATGCTGAACAGTCTGATCATGGCGCTCTCCATCACCATCGGGAAGATCGCGGTCTCCATCATCGCCGCCTACGCCATCGTCTATTTCCGCTTTCCGTTCCGCATGGGCTTTTTCTGGCTGATCTTCATAACGCTGATGCTGCCGGTGGAGGTGCGCATCCTGCCGACATTCGACGTGATCGTCCGGCTCGACATGCTGAACTCCTACGCCGGGCTGTCGATTCCGCTGATCGCGTCGGCGACCGCGACATTCCTTTTCCGACAGTTCTTCATGACAGTGCCGGACGAGTTGGTGGAGGCGGCGCGGATCGACCGCGCCGGGCCGATCCGGTTCTTCATCGACATATTGATACCGCTTTCGCGCACCAATATCGCCGCGCTCTTCATCATCCTCTTCATCTTCGGATGGAACCAGTATCTCTGGCCGCTGATAGTCACGACGGACGAGGCGTATTACACCATCGTCATGGGCATTCAGCGGATGACCAATTCCGGCGAGGCGCTGCCGGTCTGGCATTACATTATGGGGACGGCCGTGCTGGCGATGATCCCGCCGGTGTTCGTGGTTCTCGCGATGCAGAAGCTCTTCGTGAAGGGCCTTGTCGAGCAGGAGAAATAG